The Panacibacter microcysteis DNA window CATTAATGCATTTACCTGCCAGCGTGTACCACAAAAGTCTGCCATGGTTGCTATTTTCAGCACATCGCCATTTCTTTCGTGCAGGTTCATGATTCTTGCATACGAAACACCGGCAGCCCACGAAGAGAGTACTTCGCACCTGTTGCGGCCTTCTATGCTGTAATGACATTCGGTTAATGCAAGTGGCAGTTTATAAGCTGCCGTCTCTGTGCGTAGTTTATTGATCTTTTGCTCGTGTATTGTATAACCGCGCATTAAAACATCCCAGGTGGCAGCAATATCTTTCCTGTATTCATTATTGCGTACGGGTGAATTGCTCAACCCCTGCCCCGGATCGAACATATGATGAAAGGCTATGTAATCGATCTGGTCACCGGCTTCTTCAAAAAGTATTTTATTCCATCCATCATCTCCCCAGCCTATCAGTTTTAATGATGGGTCTACCGCACGCATGGCTTTGGCAAATTCAACAGTTTTTTTTGCAGCGGTAAGGTTATCGAAACCTTTACCCGGGCGATAAGATGTTTCATTGCCCAATTGCCAGTACCTGATGGTTAAAGGGTCTTTATGGCCGTGAGATAGCCTTAACCTGTTTGATGGGTTATTGCAGTAATCTACCCAGGCGGCCGCTTCTGCGGCATTGCCGGAGCGTTTTTCTCCTCTAGGGTTTACAGCATACCTTGGCAAACCATCAGACTCAAAGTTTACACACATCAACGGATCTGCATTGCCTACGCGCCTGCAAAAGTCTACAAACTCTGCAGTACCAACCTGGCTTGTTTCTATGCCGCCCCAGTCTGTATTAAACAGGGGCACTCTTTTATGTCTTGGCCCTACACCCTCCTGCCATTTATAGTATGCACTAAGGTTACCTCCCCAGCGCATCATACCAGGTGCAAGCTCCTTTGTGGCTTTTATTACGGTCTCTTTCCAGTCGTTCTTTCCATGATCCCATGCGGCTTCTACAGAACTGTCTGTTGTACCCAGCGGCTCCATAAACTGCATATACAAATGTTTGCTTAGCTCAAACAACGGTGTGGGCACTATTTCAATGATTGCGTCGTTTTGCTTTACAAAAGCTGCAGCCGCATTCCCGGCCAGTGCAAGTGAGGTACTGCCTAAACCGGTCATTTTAAGAAACTTTCTTCTTTGCATCATAACACACATTTGGTTAACATTCTTTATGGTGCCTGTTCAGCCGGTATGGGCAATGCCACGCCCTCTGCTACAGGCTCGCCAAAATCGGGTGTACCATCTGTATTCCAGGTAAATGGCTGTGCACGTGGGCTGCGCTTGTTGCCGCATCCGTCACCAGGGTTGCTGTTGGCATGGTATAATATCCAGTTTTCTTTGCCGTTGGGCGATACAAAAAAACTGTTATGACCTGTTGCATAAACTTTGTTCTTCAGCGATTGCTTAAAAACAGGCTCGGCAGACTTCTTCCACGAGGAAGCGTTTAATAAATCAGCACCGGCATCTGCGGTAAGCATGCCGAGTGCGTAAGTATCCGTCCAGCATGCGCTGGCAGAGTATATAACAAATACTTTATCGCCATGCACCAGGAACTGCGGACCTTCATTTACATTAATGTGCGCCGGGTTGTCCGTCGGTTTAAGATCGCCCTGTTTTTCCCACGCGTATTCCGGCTTCGAAATTTTTACCCGCTCCCCTTCTATCGTCCACGGGTTTTTCATAGCAGCTATATAAATATCCTGCTCACCATTTTTATCACCTTCCCAGCCAGACCATATTGCATACATCCTGCCTTTATACTCCATTACAGAGCCATCAATGCTCCACTTATCTTCCGGCGTGGTAAACTTTCCTTTCATCATCCATTCACCTTCCAATGGGTTGGCTGCACTGTTTTCAAGCACCCATATCCTGTGATCGTTGTTGTTGCCACTGTCAGCAGAAAAGTAGATGTACCACTTGTTTTGAAAATAATGTATTTCAGGCGCCCATATTTCTTTGGAGTACGGGCCCGTTGCCGGTGGTGTCCACACAATTTTATGCGCGGCCGCTGCAATGTTGGCAATATTCTTTGTGCGCCACAACCTCAGATCGCGACCGGTTGTATGCATGTAGTAGTAATAACCATCTTTATATATGCACCACGGGTCTGGCCCGGATGACAGTAAAGGATTTGTAAATGTTTCTTGTGCCTGCGCACCAAAACTTATGCAGAGGGCAAGCAGCAAAAGCCGTAATATTTTTTTCATAAAAATTGCTTTTTTGGCCATTGTATTTTGCTATTGATGCAGCTTTGGAGCCCTGTGGCATCGCCTGTTGTGTCACTCCCTTGTGCGTTCGGTTATTATGGCGGCTGCAGCGTTCCGGTATGTGGCCGCGCTATATGTCTTTCTTTAGCTCTTTCACAAAAAGGCATTGTTCATCACAACATATATACCACACCCACCCAACACCTGTTTGTGGTTGATAGTGCTGTTACACCCGCAGCCTGCAGCCCAAAAAAAGTTCTGCCGTACAAGTGAGTGACACAACAAAAGCCCAATAGCATTCCCTAGCCGGCTACATCATTATTGTTTTACAGAAAAACTGTACAAAGAACTTGTTTTATATACTTTACCCGGCTCCAGCACAGTTGATGGAAACTGCGGCTGGTTGGGACTGTCGGGAAAATGCTGGGTTTCCAGGCAAAACGCGGTGCGGTATGCATCTTTTGTTCCACCCTTCATATTGTTTTTGCTTTGCATAAAATTGCCGCCATAAAACTGCAGGCCCGGTTCCTGCGTAAACACATCCATCCTGATACCGGTTTTATCTGCTATAACGCTTGCGGCTTTATGCATATCAGCAGTGCTGTCGTTTAATACAAAATTATGATCGTATCCGCCGCCATTCTTCAGTTGGGGATCGTCGGTATTTACACGCTCACCAATTTTTGTTGCGGTTCTAAAATCGAATGGTGTGTTTTCTACCGGTGCGTGTATGCCCAGCGGTATAAGGGTAGTATCTACCGGTGTATAGTTGTCTGCATAAATGGTAAGCAAATGATCGTTGATGGTACCACTGCCGTAACCGTTCAGGTTAAAGAATGCATGATTGGTAAGGTTAACCACTGTTTTTTTATCAGTAGTGGCTTCGTAATGTATAGCAAGGCCGTCTTGCGCAGTTAATGCATACGTAACTTTTACAGCCAGGTTTCCGGGGAAACCCTCCTCACCATCTTTGCTTAGATAAGTAAAAACAACGGCTGTATCACCCTGCATTTGCGCATCCCACACTACATCCTGGTAACCCTTTTTACCACCGTGCAGAGCGTTTGCACCGTTGTTGGTAAAGATGCTGTACTGTTTACCATCAAGTGTAAATTTTCCTTTGGCAATGCGGTTTCCGTAGCGGCCGATGGTTGCACCAAAATATGGTTCAGTGGAATTTTTAAAACCCATCACATTGTCAAACCCAACAATTACATCAACAGGGTTATTGTCTTTGCCCGGCACTATAAGACTTACCAGCCGGCCGCCATAATTGGTAAAAGCTGCCTGCAGGTTGCCGTTCTTTAACACATAGAGTGCGGTTTGCCTGCCATCTATTGTTGCTTCAAAATTTTTTTTATCAACCATAGCTGTTTTTTTAGCGGTTGCAGTTTCTGTTTCGTTGTTTGCTGTGTTGTTGCAGGCCATTATTGCAGCTACAGCAAAAGCAAAGACGGTTATTTTTTGAATGGTCATATAAAATGTGTTTTAAAAAAGAGCGGCTTAATCAAAGCATTCCCAGCAGTCTTGCATAGATTTCAATCATGGCTGCCTGGTCTATCATAGCATAGTTTTTCTGCGTACCCACGAGGTTGTCTGCGTTGCGCTTCCGGGCCCATATTCTCTCTGCATCTTTTGCAAACCATTCTATGTGCGCCCGGTTGTGGTCTTCCCTGTACAGGTCCTGCAGCCCTCTTAACAATACGGCATTGAACCAGTAATTGCCGGGTAGTTTATTGTGCCTGTAAAAATATTGCCGGGCTGCGGCGGCAATACGCTGCGCTTCTGAGAGGTATTGCTGATCTTTTGTAATCCTGTACAACAACACATTTGCCTGCAGCATGGTGCCGGTGTTGTATGTATATTTTGCTGAATCAATTTTCAGCGATGGTATTTTGATGTGATCGTAATAAAGGCCATCTGCAGACTGCAGATGCTGATTGACCCACTTATAAAGCAACATGGCTGTATCAAGGTAATTTTTTTGCCCTGTTATGCTGTATAACTGCAAGGCAATAAGTATACCCGGCCCGTTGGAGCACGTGTTCTTGGTAGTTTTCTCATCTTCTTTCCAATACAACCCACCACCCGAGATGGTGTCGAAACCCGTCATCATAAAACGGTAAATCTCTTTCGGTTTATCCAGGTAGTAATCCTTGCGGGTTCTGTTATAGGCATCGAGGCAGGCAATTGCAATCCACTGGTTGTCGTCGTAAAACCGGCTGTCATGTTCTTCTGCGGTAACGTAAGCCTGGTAACCATTTGCAGGAGCATCTGTGTTGTAGTATTGTTCAATGGCTCTTACTACCGGTTCCATAGCATCATTGTCCTGCATGATCGCTTCCTGTTCGTTGGCGGCCTGTACCAAAGCACAGAGCGGCCACATATAAGAGTGCAGTTTATCGTTTGCCTTTTTAGGATAATGCTCGTAGTAAAGGCCTTTGGCAGCATCGTAAAAATGTGCGTCAATATTCTTTTGCAGTAGATTGATGCGCCTGGCATATTCCTCTTTTTGCTGCCCTGCAACAGGAAAGAAGAATAACAGGCCCACCGCTGCACATAACAAAAGCCGGATAAATGTATTGTTGCTGTAATTCATTTGTTGTTTTTCCAGGTTAAGCAAAGAATGGCCGGTACGGTTTTTAAAAATGTCAGGCATTGATCAATCCATGCATTACTTCCGTACCATTTTCAATTGAAGCAATATACACCTGCAGGTCCCGGCCGGTTGCTCCTTTGTATTTTGCCGTGGTTTCATGCACCAGCGTATGGATCATATCTTTTTTTACCAGGTTGATGGTGCAACCGCCAAACCCCCCGCCCATCATACGTGCACCCATTACAGCATGATTATTTTTAACCGATTCCACCAGCACATCAAGTTCCGGGCAGCTTACTTCATACAACCGGCTAAGGCCTGCATGCGTTTCAAACATACGCTTACCAAAAGCACTGATGTCATTATGCTGCAGATCATTACAGGCATCCTGCAGGCGCTGGATCTCTGCCACAATAAAGCTGCAGCGGTTATACACCACAGCATCATGCTTTACACAGGCATCGAGCATCTCCATCGTTGCATCGCGCAGGCTATGCACACCGGTATAATGCTTTTGTATCATTGCCACACCGGCTTCGCATTGCTGCCGGCGTACATTATATTCCGTAGATGCCAGCGAATGTTTTATGCCCGTGTCGAACAATACGATGGCAATATCATCAAAATCAAAAGGCACATATGCATACTCCAGCGAGCGGCAGTCGAGTTTTATTACATGATCTTTTTTGCCAAACACACTGGCAAACATGTCCATGATACCGCACTTAACACCGGCAAATTCATGTTCTGCGGCCTGTGCCATTTTTACCATATCGAGCTTTGAGAGGCCAGGTGCAAACAGTTCACTCAATGCTTTTGCAGTGGCGCATTCTACGGCTGCAGAAGAAGACATTCCTGCACCGATCGGCACATTACCATCCAATACCATATTAAAACCACTGATGGTTAAACCCTGTTTCTGAAACTGGTCTGCCACGCCCAAAATATAGTCGGGCCATCGTTCTTTATTGGGTGCCAGTGTATGTATATCTGTAGTAAAATGCTGATCAAATTCTGCCGCATACAACAAGATTTTATCATCTTCTCTTTTAGATATGCCTGCGTAAACGGCCTTGTTTACTGCAGCAGGCAGTACAAAACCGCTATTATAATCCGTATGCTCACCAATCAGGTTCACCCTGCCCGGTGAACGTACAATAACAGGTTCGTCATTGTACAACTCTTTAAATCGTTTATAAACCTTGCCGGTAAAACTCATTGCATTTTTTTTAGGACTACTGGACAAATTACTCTTTCACCACGCCAATTTTTTTGCTGTATAGCTTGCTGTGTAT harbors:
- a CDS encoding alpha-L-arabinofuranosidase C-terminal domain-containing protein, with the translated sequence MMQRRKFLKMTGLGSTSLALAGNAAAAFVKQNDAIIEIVPTPLFELSKHLYMQFMEPLGTTDSSVEAAWDHGKNDWKETVIKATKELAPGMMRWGGNLSAYYKWQEGVGPRHKRVPLFNTDWGGIETSQVGTAEFVDFCRRVGNADPLMCVNFESDGLPRYAVNPRGEKRSGNAAEAAAWVDYCNNPSNRLRLSHGHKDPLTIRYWQLGNETSYRPGKGFDNLTAAKKTVEFAKAMRAVDPSLKLIGWGDDGWNKILFEEAGDQIDYIAFHHMFDPGQGLSNSPVRNNEYRKDIAATWDVLMRGYTIHEQKINKLRTETAAYKLPLALTECHYSIEGRNRCEVLSSWAAGVSYARIMNLHERNGDVLKIATMADFCGTRWQVNALMIPVPGGEAFLMPAAKVMQLYKQHTGKEFIKTTKTPPALDVTASKTGNTCYLHVVNTDRINAVTAALSIAGATFTKGIAYEIAADPTFEIMSYQNDILKPVKKEIQPGEAYKFLPASVTAIELTM
- a CDS encoding glycoside hydrolase family 43 protein, translated to MKKILRLLLLALCISFGAQAQETFTNPLLSSGPDPWCIYKDGYYYYMHTTGRDLRLWRTKNIANIAAAAHKIVWTPPATGPYSKEIWAPEIHYFQNKWYIYFSADSGNNNDHRIWVLENSAANPLEGEWMMKGKFTTPEDKWSIDGSVMEYKGRMYAIWSGWEGDKNGEQDIYIAAMKNPWTIEGERVKISKPEYAWEKQGDLKPTDNPAHINVNEGPQFLVHGDKVFVIYSASACWTDTYALGMLTADAGADLLNASSWKKSAEPVFKQSLKNKVYATGHNSFFVSPNGKENWILYHANSNPGDGCGNKRSPRAQPFTWNTDGTPDFGEPVAEGVALPIPAEQAP
- a CDS encoding aldose epimerase family protein; the protein is MTIQKITVFAFAVAAIMACNNTANNETETATAKKTAMVDKKNFEATIDGRQTALYVLKNGNLQAAFTNYGGRLVSLIVPGKDNNPVDVIVGFDNVMGFKNSTEPYFGATIGRYGNRIAKGKFTLDGKQYSIFTNNGANALHGGKKGYQDVVWDAQMQGDTAVVFTYLSKDGEEGFPGNLAVKVTYALTAQDGLAIHYEATTDKKTVVNLTNHAFFNLNGYGSGTINDHLLTIYADNYTPVDTTLIPLGIHAPVENTPFDFRTATKIGERVNTDDPQLKNGGGYDHNFVLNDSTADMHKAASVIADKTGIRMDVFTQEPGLQFYGGNFMQSKNNMKGGTKDAYRTAFCLETQHFPDSPNQPQFPSTVLEPGKVYKTSSLYSFSVKQ
- a CDS encoding glycoside hydrolase family 76 protein; the encoded protein is MPDIFKNRTGHSLLNLEKQQMNYSNNTFIRLLLCAAVGLLFFFPVAGQQKEEYARRINLLQKNIDAHFYDAAKGLYYEHYPKKANDKLHSYMWPLCALVQAANEQEAIMQDNDAMEPVVRAIEQYYNTDAPANGYQAYVTAEEHDSRFYDDNQWIAIACLDAYNRTRKDYYLDKPKEIYRFMMTGFDTISGGGLYWKEDEKTTKNTCSNGPGILIALQLYSITGQKNYLDTAMLLYKWVNQHLQSADGLYYDHIKIPSLKIDSAKYTYNTGTMLQANVLLYRITKDQQYLSEAQRIAAAARQYFYRHNKLPGNYWFNAVLLRGLQDLYREDHNRAHIEWFAKDAERIWARKRNADNLVGTQKNYAMIDQAAMIEIYARLLGML
- the galK gene encoding galactokinase; the protein is MSFTGKVYKRFKELYNDEPVIVRSPGRVNLIGEHTDYNSGFVLPAAVNKAVYAGISKREDDKILLYAAEFDQHFTTDIHTLAPNKERWPDYILGVADQFQKQGLTISGFNMVLDGNVPIGAGMSSSAAVECATAKALSELFAPGLSKLDMVKMAQAAEHEFAGVKCGIMDMFASVFGKKDHVIKLDCRSLEYAYVPFDFDDIAIVLFDTGIKHSLASTEYNVRRQQCEAGVAMIQKHYTGVHSLRDATMEMLDACVKHDAVVYNRCSFIVAEIQRLQDACNDLQHNDISAFGKRMFETHAGLSRLYEVSCPELDVLVESVKNNHAVMGARMMGGGFGGCTINLVKKDMIHTLVHETTAKYKGATGRDLQVYIASIENGTEVMHGLINA